DNA from Gramella sp. MAR_2010_147:
CTAGTCACGCTGCAAAACCTATTGAAAATCACGTTGCATTCTGGAATGGAGTTAAAGTGGTGGAAGACTAATCTCCTCCAAAATGAGATGTTCAGACTTTTAAAACACTATTTTCAGTAGCGGCATAATCATTCCATTTGTAAGCATCGGCTTCAGATTCATTAACCCATTCCCCATCAACGATATATCTAAATTGATATTCCCTATCTACAGGAAGATTTAAATGTCCCTTGAAATTTCCGTTCTTATATTTTTTCAGGGAAGATGTATTCCAGTTACTGAAATCACCCGCTACTTCAACTTTGTTAGCCTCCTTTGCAGGCACTACAAAAGTTATCTTACACTCCGGTTTAGATTTCAGGTATTGCTTTGTAATTGGCATGACTTAAATATTTAAAATTTCATGCTCCAAATTAAAACCATAAAGACTTATAAAACAATAAAAATCAGTTAGTTGAAATCATTTTTCCGAATTTAAAAATGAAAGCCGCCTTCATCTATGAAATTGAAAATACGCAAACGATATAATTCTACATTTTTGTAAAATCTGTAAAGTTACAGCCTTTAAAAATTTTCAATTTAGATCTTCAAAACCTTGAAAAGATGATCCAGATCTTTTTCTGAATTAAAATAATGTATACTCAGCCTGATTCCCTCTCCACGTTGAGAAGTAATAATTCCTTCTCCTCTCAATTTATTGAACAGATTCTCATCACCTTTTATATTAAAAAGTGAAGAATAATCCCGACGATTAACAGTCCATTTTTCCAATAATCCGGCGCCGACAAGCCTATCCCTTGCTATTTTTTTTAGATCATTAATTTTATTCTGGATATTCTCCATTCCTTTTTGATTAATTTGATCTATCGCTACTTTCACACTTCCAAAATTGAGCGTATCGTAATGTCCCGGTTCAAATTTGCCAATAAAATTTCCCTCGTGAGCCTTATATTTTCCCTGGAGCGATCCAAATCCCAGATGTTTAGGAGAAAGTTTCCCCTGTACGCTTTCATTAAAAAGCATAAATCCGTTACCATAACCAGCATTCATCCATTTATAGCAGCTGCTAATAGCAATATCTATCCCAGAATCATCAAAATTGAAGTTTTCGGTTCCAAAATACTGGGTCCCATCAGCAATAAGAATAAGATCGGGAAATCTATCTTTTAATTCTTTAAGAAAATCAATACTTAGTTTTACACCATTAATATATTGTACAATGCTAAAGGCAAAAATTTGAGGCTTTTCTTTTTCTATTTTTGCAAGGATATTATTTTCAAGGTCCTCATCTATTTCAGCATGAATTACCTCAAAGTCCCTTGATTCCACTGGCCAATTAACAGAAGGATAATCATTTTTAAGCAAAAGTACTTTTTTGGGTTTATCAAGGCTTTCCAGAACGCTATTAAACCCATAGGAAAAATTAGGAATTAAAGCGACCCTGTTAGGAGCGCAGTGAAAAAAATCACCTATACTTTCCCTCACATCTGTAAGCATTTCTCCCATTTTCTCTTTAAGAAGACTGGCTTTAATAAGAAAATCCAAATCATGTTCCTGTCTAAATTCCCAAACTTTTTCAGAAAGAAGCCCGGAGGCGGCGGTATTTAAATAGGTATATTGTTCAAGTACGGGAAAGCCTTTTCTTAAATTATCCATAAGCTTTGGAAGTTCTTTTTATAAAAATGTAAATTTGATACTACACTAATGTAACTGTTATTATGTTTTCTAAAAAGAAAAACAATTCCGAAGTAGATTACGAACAGCGTGAGCTATATGAAAATGCGAGAAAAAGAGCCAGGCAAAAAAAACGACTCTTTCAGCATTTCGTGATATTTTTAATTGGAGCTGTGTTCCTTATAGTTCTAAACGTTGTTATAGGCTACCAGGAAGATTTTAAGCCTTTGGGATACAACTGGTTTGTATGGGCTGTGCTGCTTTGGACCCTCTTATTTCTTATTCATTTTTTCAATGTTTTTATCGTGAACAGTTTTATGGGAAAAGAATGGGAAACAAAACAGGTAGATAAACTGGTTAAAAAACAGAAAGAGAAAATAGCCAGATTAAAAGAGCAGGTTGAAAAAGATAATCCAGCTGCAGGGTCAAACGATAACACTAAAACTACCACGCCACCAAAAAGAATTAGTCCGGAAGATCCAGACAGACCAATAAACAGTTAAGACAAATGCTTACAATGATCGCTGCTGCTGCAGAAAATAACGCATTGGGAAAAGACAACGACCTCGTCTGGCATTTACCAGACGATTTTAAGAGATTTAAAAGGTTCACTTCCGGCCATCATATTATTATGGGAAGAAAGACCTTCGAATCATTCCCTAAATTACTGCCTAATCGAACTCATGTAATTATTACGCGCCAAAAAGATTATCAGCCAAAAGATACCATTGTTGTTGGTTCTATTGAAGAAGCCATTAAAGTTTCCAAGCTCGATGAACAACCTTTTATTATTGGCGGCGGAGAGATCTACAAATTAGGAATGGAAATGTCCAGGAAAATTGAACTTACTCGTGTTCATGGAGAGTTTGAAGCCGATACTTATTTCCCTGAAATTAATGAGGATGAATGGGAATTGGTGAAAGAGCAATTTCACGACAAAGATGAAAAACATGATTATTCTTTTACGTATTTAACCTATGAGCGTAAATGATCCAAAAACCATTCTATCTAAAATTGCACGGGTCTTTGGAAAAGATCTAACAAAATTTTCAATTCTTACAGGTGGAGATATCAATGAAGTTTTTCTTATAGAATGTGGATCTGAAAAATTCGTGGTTAAACTCAATGATTCTGAAAAGTTTCCAGGAATGTTCGAAGCTGAAAAAACTGGGCTTGAGGAACTATACGATGCTTCAGCAATTGATATTCCGGAGGTTTTAAAGACTGGGAAAGTTTCATCAAAATCTTATCTACTTCTTGAACATAAAAATGCTGCTCCCAAAATTTCAGGTTTTTGGGAAATGTTTGGAGAACAACTGGCTAAATTACACCAGCAGTCTTCAAAATCATTCGGTTTTCGTAAAGACAATTATATAGGGAGTCTTCCGCAGTATAATGAGCATAGAGATTCGGCAGCTGAATTTTATATAGACATGAGGCTTCAACCTCAGATTGAGATGGCTGAAAATAAAGGCTTTCAGCTAAACGTAAAAGATTCTTTTTACAGGAACTGTGAAAACTTAATTCCTTCTGAACCACCGGCGCTTATTCACGGTGATCTCTGGAATGGGAACTATCTTGTAAATGCCCAGGGAAATCCCTGTTTGATAGACCCTGCTGTTACTTATGCGCCCAGAGAAATGGATCTGGGAATGATGAAACTTTTCGGCGGATTTCATGAAAATTTATTTCAAACCTATAATGAGATTTTTCCACTACAGGGAAACTGGGAGGAAAGAATTTCTTTATGGCAGTTATATTATTTACTGGTTCACTTGAATATTTTCGGAGCAGGTTATAGATCTCAGGTAACTGCTATCATTAAAAGATTTAGTTGATTTTACAATTCTTAACAACAGTCTTTCTTTTTTTAATACTTCATTAGCGCATAAAGCGTCTTATCTAAAGTATCTTCATATCAAATAAAAAACTGATTATGAGTACTAAGAATTTATATGACGATAAAGCAAGAGAAAAGATCAAGGAACTCGCAGAAGATGTAGACTTTTGCATGCTGGTGACCAATATGGACGAAAAACCATTAAGTGCCGTTCCAATGTCTACTAAACAGGTAGACGATCACGGAGCTGTTTGGTTCTTAAGCAAAAGTGATAGTGAGCATAATAGAAATATTAAAAAAGATAGCGATGTTCAATTGCTTTATAGCGGAACTTCAGACATGGAATTTTTGAGCGTATATGGTGAAGCGTTTATTGAAACTAACCGTGACGTGATCCATGATCTATATTCCAAGGCAGATAATGCATGGTTTGATGGAAAAGATGATCCAAGTATTACTGCCATTAAAGTAAATCCAAAAGAAGCCTATTATTGGGATAATAAGGATAATAAAATGATCACTCTATTCAAGTTAGGAATGGCTGCAGTAAGTGGCAAAAATCAGGATATTGGAGAAAAAGGAAAATTAGAAGTATAAAAGACTGTATTTGTCGGAAGAGACCTCATAACGAATCTTTGTTGTGAGGTCTTTTTATTTATACCTATTTTTGTTTATCTAAAGTAAAATTTATGAAAGCATACATATTTCCCGGTCAGGGAGCCCAGTTTTCGGGAATGGGATTAGATATTTTTCAAAAATCTCCTGAAGCACAGGAACTGTTTAACAAAGCAAATGACATATTAGGATTTTCTATTACAGACATTATGTTTGAAGGTTCTGCAGAAGATCTTAAAGAAACAAAAGTTACTCAACCCGCTGTTTTTCTACATTCTGTAATTTTAAGCAAAGTACTGGGCGATCATTTTAAACCTGATATGGTTGCAGGTCATTCGCTTGGGGAATTTTCAGCTTTAGTTGCCAATGGTGTATTAAGCTTTGAAGACGGTTTAAAACTGGTTTCTCAAAGAGCACAGGCGATGCAAAAAGCATGTGAAATAGAACCTTCTACCATGGCTGCAGTTCTTGGCCTTGAAGATGAAATGGTTGAGTCTGTTTGTTCTGAAACCGAGGGGATCGTTGTCGCTGCAAATTATAACTGCCCTGGACAATTAGTGATCTCTGGAGCGTATGCTGCGGTTGAAAGAGCCTGTGAAAACCTGAAAGAAAGAGGCGCCAGAAGAGCCATGATATTACCGGTTGGAGGAGCTTTTCACTCCCCATTAATGGAACCTGCAAGAAAAGATCTTGCCGCAGCTATTGAAAACTCAACTTTCAATAAGCCAATTTGCCCTATATATCAAAATGTAAGCACTTTTGCTGTAAATGATCCTGCCGAGATCAAAAAGAATCTGGTTTTTCAATTAACCGCTCCCGTTAAATGGACTCAATCTGTTCAAAACATGATTAAGGATGGAGCTTCTGAATTTGTAGAAGTTGGACCTGGAAAAGTATTACAGGGCTTAGTTAAGAAGATTGACAGAAGTATGGAAACTTCTTCCGCAGAGATCAAATAAATAAAAAAAATCTTCTGAAGAAAATTAAAAAGCCCGATCAAACGATCAGGCTTTTTTTGTATATTTTATCATCCTGAACTTGTTTCAGTATCTTTTCTGAAGAATATGAAACAAGTTTAGATTGACGAAAATTACTTGTTTTTGTAAACTTTTCCTTCCTTCATCACAAACTTCACATCTTCCATGGTTTTAATATTTTGAGTAGGATCTTCATCCACTGCAATAATATCAGCAAAGAATCCCGGAGCTATTTGCCCGCTTTCCGTTTCCATTTTCAGGATCTTCGCCGGGATTATAGTAGCCACTTGAATTGCTTCCATTGCAGGCATCCCTGCTTCTACCATAAATCCAAATTCTTTGGCATTTTTACCATGCTTAAATACACCGGCATCGGTACCAAATGCAATTGGCACGCCTCTTTTATATGCTTTTGAAAATGTATTCTGAATTTTAGGTCCAATTTCCCTTGCTTTTGGAACCACCAGTTCGGGATAATAATTTTCGATCTCGGCTTTCTCTGTCACTTCTTTCCCTGCAGTAATGGTTGGCACTAAATAAGCTCCCTTTTCTTTCATGAGATCCATCGTTGCTTCACTCATTAAAGTACCATGCTCAATAGTTGTTACACCAGCCTTAACTGCTCTTTGCATCCCGTCATCTCCATGGGCATGAGCCGCAACATGAAATCCATAATCTTTTGCTGTTCTTACAATCTCCTCGATCTCTTCATCAAAAAACTGCGGATTGGAACTACTTTTCGCTACACTTAAAACACCTCCGGTTGCGGTAATTTTTATAAGGTCTGCCCCATTTTTGTAACGTTGCCTAACAGCTTT
Protein-coding regions in this window:
- a CDS encoding aminotransferase class V-fold PLP-dependent enzyme, whose amino-acid sequence is MDNLRKGFPVLEQYTYLNTAASGLLSEKVWEFRQEHDLDFLIKASLLKEKMGEMLTDVRESIGDFFHCAPNRVALIPNFSYGFNSVLESLDKPKKVLLLKNDYPSVNWPVESRDFEVIHAEIDEDLENNILAKIEKEKPQIFAFSIVQYINGVKLSIDFLKELKDRFPDLILIADGTQYFGTENFNFDDSGIDIAISSCYKWMNAGYGNGFMLFNESVQGKLSPKHLGFGSLQGKYKAHEGNFIGKFEPGHYDTLNFGSVKVAIDQINQKGMENIQNKINDLKKIARDRLVGAGLLEKWTVNRRDYSSLFNIKGDENLFNKLRGEGIITSQRGEGIRLSIHYFNSEKDLDHLFKVLKI
- a CDS encoding pyridoxamine 5'-phosphate oxidase family protein, encoding MSTKNLYDDKAREKIKELAEDVDFCMLVTNMDEKPLSAVPMSTKQVDDHGAVWFLSKSDSEHNRNIKKDSDVQLLYSGTSDMEFLSVYGEAFIETNRDVIHDLYSKADNAWFDGKDDPSITAIKVNPKEAYYWDNKDNKMITLFKLGMAAVSGKNQDIGEKGKLEV
- a CDS encoding fructosamine kinase family protein gives rise to the protein MSVNDPKTILSKIARVFGKDLTKFSILTGGDINEVFLIECGSEKFVVKLNDSEKFPGMFEAEKTGLEELYDASAIDIPEVLKTGKVSSKSYLLLEHKNAAPKISGFWEMFGEQLAKLHQQSSKSFGFRKDNYIGSLPQYNEHRDSAAEFYIDMRLQPQIEMAENKGFQLNVKDSFYRNCENLIPSEPPALIHGDLWNGNYLVNAQGNPCLIDPAVTYAPREMDLGMMKLFGGFHENLFQTYNEIFPLQGNWEERISLWQLYYLLVHLNIFGAGYRSQVTAIIKRFS
- the fabD gene encoding ACP S-malonyltransferase, producing MKAYIFPGQGAQFSGMGLDIFQKSPEAQELFNKANDILGFSITDIMFEGSAEDLKETKVTQPAVFLHSVILSKVLGDHFKPDMVAGHSLGEFSALVANGVLSFEDGLKLVSQRAQAMQKACEIEPSTMAAVLGLEDEMVESVCSETEGIVVAANYNCPGQLVISGAYAAVERACENLKERGARRAMILPVGGAFHSPLMEPARKDLAAAIENSTFNKPICPIYQNVSTFAVNDPAEIKKNLVFQLTAPVKWTQSVQNMIKDGASEFVEVGPGKVLQGLVKKIDRSMETSSAEIK
- a CDS encoding amidohydrolase family protein is translated as MKRLFTIVATLIFTVHLSAQDTYIHAGKLVDTRNGKVLNDQTIIVSGNKIKSVEKGFVDPPSTTDSLIDLKSKTVLPGLTDMHVHLESETNPSKYLQRFTNNPADDAFSSVSFAKKTLMAGFTSVRDLGGSGVNIALRDAINKGNIPGPRIFTAGKSLATTGGHADPTNGMNNNMIGDPGPKEGVVNSVEDARKAVRQRYKNGADLIKITATGGVLSVAKSSSNPQFFDEEIEEIVRTAKDYGFHVAAHAHGDDGMQRAVKAGVTTIEHGTLMSEATMDLMKEKGAYLVPTITAGKEVTEKAEIENYYPELVVPKAREIGPKIQNTFSKAYKRGVPIAFGTDAGVFKHGKNAKEFGFMVEAGMPAMEAIQVATIIPAKILKMETESGQIAPGFFADIIAVDEDPTQNIKTMEDVKFVMKEGKVYKNK
- a CDS encoding 2TM domain-containing protein, whose translation is MFSKKKNNSEVDYEQRELYENARKRARQKKRLFQHFVIFLIGAVFLIVLNVVIGYQEDFKPLGYNWFVWAVLLWTLLFLIHFFNVFIVNSFMGKEWETKQVDKLVKKQKEKIARLKEQVEKDNPAAGSNDNTKTTTPPKRISPEDPDRPINS
- a CDS encoding dihydrofolate reductase, translating into MLTMIAAAAENNALGKDNDLVWHLPDDFKRFKRFTSGHHIIMGRKTFESFPKLLPNRTHVIITRQKDYQPKDTIVVGSIEEAIKVSKLDEQPFIIGGGEIYKLGMEMSRKIELTRVHGEFEADTYFPEINEDEWELVKEQFHDKDEKHDYSFTYLTYERK
- a CDS encoding isoamylase early set domain-containing protein, whose amino-acid sequence is MPITKQYLKSKPECKITFVVPAKEANKVEVAGDFSNWNTSSLKKYKNGNFKGHLNLPVDREYQFRYIVDGEWVNESEADAYKWNDYAATENSVLKV